The Paenibacillus sp. RUD330 genome has a segment encoding these proteins:
- a CDS encoding type II secretion system F family protein: protein MAQFQYHVKSGSGKQLKGMLTAMDKPSAMEELRRRGLIVLSLDEHRNTVFNMDIYIGNPVKTAHFIVYCRQFATLIRAGVTIVDATEILAQQTESKALRKALQDVHSALLRGTSFSQAAQDHKRIFPVMFTSMIRAGEESGDLEGTLERLATFFEKGHVTREKIKSALTYPVIVGILAIAAVVYLLKAIVPQFVAMFESMNAELPAITKIVMAMSKSVENQWYVWILAAIAVVGGIYGVSRTDRGGYGLDYLKLKMPVFGKLQQKGAIAQVSRTLSSLYASSVPMLQSLHIVEEAVGNRVIAGYLRKSADSLRRGNPLSEPLKKAWVFPPLVTQMIAIGEETGALDQMLAKVADFYEMDVDNTVDRLKSLIEPLLIVFLAGVVGLIVAAIMLPMFSLYGQMG, encoded by the coding sequence TTGGCGCAATTTCAATACCACGTCAAGAGCGGCAGCGGCAAGCAGCTGAAGGGCATGCTCACGGCGATGGACAAGCCGTCCGCGATGGAGGAGCTGCGCCGGCGCGGTTTGATCGTCCTTTCGCTGGATGAGCACCGGAATACCGTGTTCAACATGGACATCTATATCGGCAATCCGGTCAAGACGGCTCACTTCATCGTCTACTGCCGTCAGTTCGCCACCTTGATCCGCGCCGGCGTCACGATCGTGGACGCGACCGAGATTCTCGCGCAGCAGACGGAGAGCAAGGCGCTGCGCAAGGCTTTGCAGGATGTGCATTCCGCTCTGCTGAGGGGCACCTCGTTCTCCCAAGCCGCGCAAGACCACAAGCGGATATTCCCGGTCATGTTCACCAGCATGATCCGGGCCGGCGAGGAATCCGGCGATCTGGAAGGGACGCTCGAGAGGCTGGCGACATTCTTCGAGAAGGGGCATGTGACGCGGGAGAAGATCAAGTCTGCGCTCACGTACCCCGTCATCGTCGGCATCCTGGCGATTGCTGCGGTCGTGTACCTGCTCAAGGCGATCGTGCCGCAGTTCGTCGCGATGTTCGAGTCGATGAACGCGGAGCTGCCGGCGATCACCAAGATCGTCATGGCGATGAGCAAAAGCGTCGAGAACCAATGGTACGTCTGGATTCTCGCCGCGATTGCGGTCGTGGGCGGCATCTATGGCGTTTCGCGTACGGACCGGGGCGGATACGGGCTTGATTACCTCAAGCTGAAGATGCCGGTCTTCGGCAAGCTGCAGCAGAAGGGCGCCATCGCCCAGGTGTCGCGCACGCTGTCCTCGCTCTATGCGAGCTCCGTGCCGATGCTGCAGTCTCTCCACATCGTGGAGGAGGCCGTCGGCAACCGGGTCATCGCCGGTTATCTGCGCAAGTCGGCGGACTCGCTGCGGCGGGGCAATCCGTTGTCGGAGCCGCTCAAGAAGGCATGGGTGTTCCCGCCACTGGTGACGCAGATGATCGCGATCGGGGAAGAGACCGGCGCGCTCGATCAGATGCTCGCCAAGGTCGCGGATTTCTACGAGATGGACGTCGACAACACCGTCGACCGGCTGAAGTCGCTGATCGAGCCTCTGCTGATCGTGTTTCTGGCGGGGGTTGTGGGCCTCATCGTCGCGGCGATCATGCTGCCAATGTTCAGCTTGTATGGACAGATGGGATAG
- a CDS encoding ATPase, T2SS/T4P/T4SS family, translating to MSMGKKRLGDLLVESGVITEAELQEALREQGKSKQKLGDLLIAQGYITEQQLIEVLEFQLGIPHVSLFKYQIDPSIAQIIPESLARRYQVIPLHKEGGKLMVAMADPLDYFAIEELRMSTGFRIEPAISSKEELNRAIARFYGLQDSMSQILGDLPLQEDIGEMEITDEDSPVVRLVNGMIQQAVQLQVSDIHVDPGESQVVIRYRIDGMLRSERIIPKQMQGFITARLKIMARLNIAERRLPQDGRIKMQVDYRTVDIRVSSLPTIHGEKLVLRILDLSVGVKGIDQLGFSAPNYSLFKGMVESPYGIVLLTGPTGSGKTTTLYSALQHLNKDSENIITVEDPVEYQLDGINQVHVNPAIGLTFAAGLRSILRQDPNIVMVGEIRDSETAEIAIRASLTGHLVLSTLHTNDAVSTVTRFRDMGIAPYLIASSLVGVVAQRLVRRVCPDCKQAHAPTEQEAILLRSYGVETDTLYRGAGCGSCSKTGYRGRIAIHEVLAVSDELRRMIGSEASVLELRAAAERAGLTGLLQDGMEKVRQGLTTLQEVMREAVMQ from the coding sequence ATGAGCATGGGGAAAAAGAGGCTGGGCGACCTGCTTGTGGAGAGCGGGGTCATTACGGAGGCGGAGCTTCAGGAAGCGCTGCGCGAGCAGGGGAAATCCAAGCAGAAGCTGGGCGACCTTCTGATCGCGCAGGGATACATCACGGAGCAGCAGCTCATCGAAGTGCTGGAGTTCCAGCTCGGCATCCCGCATGTCAGCTTGTTCAAATATCAGATCGACCCTTCGATCGCCCAGATCATTCCGGAGAGCCTTGCCCGCCGCTACCAGGTCATTCCGCTGCATAAGGAAGGCGGCAAGCTGATGGTCGCCATGGCGGACCCGCTCGACTACTTCGCGATCGAGGAGCTGCGGATGAGCACGGGCTTCCGGATCGAGCCGGCGATCTCCAGCAAGGAGGAGCTGAACCGGGCGATCGCACGATTCTACGGCCTGCAGGACTCTATGAGCCAGATCCTGGGGGATCTGCCGCTGCAGGAAGACATCGGGGAAATGGAGATTACCGACGAGGATTCTCCGGTCGTGCGGCTCGTCAACGGCATGATCCAGCAGGCGGTCCAGCTCCAGGTATCCGACATCCACGTCGATCCCGGCGAGAGCCAGGTCGTCATCCGCTACCGGATCGACGGCATGCTGCGTTCGGAGCGGATCATTCCGAAGCAGATGCAAGGCTTCATCACGGCACGTCTCAAGATCATGGCCCGGCTCAACATCGCGGAACGCCGGCTGCCTCAGGACGGGCGCATCAAGATGCAGGTGGATTACCGCACCGTCGATATCCGGGTCTCGTCGCTTCCGACGATACACGGCGAAAAGCTCGTGCTCCGGATTCTGGATCTCAGCGTCGGCGTCAAGGGCATCGACCAGCTCGGCTTCAGCGCTCCGAACTACAGCCTGTTCAAAGGCATGGTGGAGTCGCCTTACGGCATCGTGCTTCTGACCGGGCCTACCGGCAGCGGCAAAACGACGACCCTGTACTCCGCGCTGCAGCATCTCAACAAGGACAGCGAAAACATCATCACCGTCGAGGATCCGGTCGAGTACCAGCTTGACGGCATCAACCAGGTCCACGTCAATCCGGCGATCGGCCTGACGTTCGCGGCCGGCCTGCGCTCGATTCTCCGGCAGGATCCCAATATCGTCATGGTCGGGGAAATACGGGATTCGGAGACGGCGGAGATCGCCATCCGCGCCTCGCTCACGGGCCATCTCGTGCTGTCGACGCTGCATACGAACGACGCGGTCAGCACGGTGACCCGGTTCCGGGACATGGGCATCGCGCCGTATCTGATCGCCAGCTCGCTCGTCGGCGTCGTCGCGCAGCGGCTCGTGCGACGGGTATGTCCCGACTGCAAGCAGGCGCATGCGCCGACGGAGCAGGAAGCCATCCTGCTCCGCAGCTACGGCGTGGAGACGGATACGCTGTACCGCGGCGCGGGCTGCGGCAGCTGCAGCAAGACCGGCTACCGGGGACGGATCGCCATCCACGAGGTGCTGGCCGTATCCGACGAGCTGCGCCGGATGATCGGCAGCGAGGCGTCGGTGCTGGAGCTGCGAGCCGCCGCGGAGCGGGCCGGGCTGACAGGCCTCCTGCAGGACGGCATGGAGAAGGTGAGGCAAGGACTGACCACGCTTCAGGAGGTCATGCGCGAAGCGGTCATGCAATAG
- a CDS encoding PilT/PilU family type 4a pilus ATPase has product MKQPLDRMLELLGEARRRGSSDLHLSPGAPPMLRTAGRLESWGTPLADADTEAMILPLLGSGMETSLRELGEADLAYEADGARFRLHAFRQRGGISLAARVIPASVPSLEELGVPAVAREWAERRQGLLLITGPTGSGKSSTLASLIGHINRTSSRHIVTLEDPVEYVHSHGKSLIDQREVGVDTASFESGLRAAMREAPDVILVGEMRDPETMAAALTAAETGHLVLSTLHTSDAPQTVDRIIDSFPASRQGQIRSQLASLLVAVQSQRLLRRADGTGRVCAAEIMVNTPAVANLIRTEKVHQIRSVMQTGRAQGMCTLEGSVRMLLQQGLADPAEARAYLSERGE; this is encoded by the coding sequence ATGAAGCAGCCGCTGGACAGGATGCTGGAGCTGCTCGGCGAAGCCCGCCGCAGAGGAAGCTCCGATCTTCATTTGTCGCCGGGCGCGCCTCCTATGCTGAGGACGGCCGGACGATTGGAGAGCTGGGGAACGCCGCTCGCCGACGCCGATACGGAGGCGATGATCCTGCCGCTGCTCGGCAGCGGGATGGAGACCAGCCTGCGCGAGTTAGGGGAGGCCGATCTCGCTTATGAGGCCGATGGAGCGAGGTTCCGCCTTCATGCCTTTCGCCAGCGGGGAGGCATCAGTCTTGCCGCGCGGGTCATACCCGCCTCGGTGCCCTCGCTCGAAGAGCTCGGAGTGCCGGCTGTCGCGCGGGAATGGGCGGAGCGCCGCCAAGGACTGCTGCTCATCACGGGTCCGACGGGAAGCGGCAAGTCTTCCACGCTGGCTTCGCTGATCGGGCATATCAACCGGACATCCAGCCGCCACATCGTGACGCTGGAGGATCCGGTCGAATACGTCCACTCCCACGGAAAGTCGCTGATCGACCAGCGGGAGGTCGGAGTCGACACGGCCAGCTTCGAGAGCGGGCTGCGCGCGGCGATGAGGGAGGCGCCGGATGTCATCCTGGTCGGCGAAATGCGCGATCCGGAGACGATGGCCGCCGCTCTGACGGCGGCGGAGACGGGGCATCTCGTCCTGTCGACGCTGCATACGTCCGATGCGCCGCAGACGGTGGACCGGATCATCGATTCGTTTCCGGCATCCAGGCAAGGGCAGATCCGCTCCCAGCTCGCCTCGCTGCTCGTCGCCGTGCAGTCGCAGCGGCTGCTGCGGCGGGCGGACGGCACGGGCCGCGTGTGCGCGGCGGAGATCATGGTGAACACTCCGGCGGTGGCCAACCTGATCCGGACGGAAAAGGTGCACCAGATCCGCAGCGTCATGCAGACCGGCAGGGCGCAAGGCATGTGCACGCTGGAGGGCAGCGTAAGAATGCTGCTCCAGCAGGGGCTGGCCGATCCGGCGGAAGCCAGAGCTTATTTGAGCGAAAGGGGCGAGTGA
- a CDS encoding prepilin-type N-terminal cleavage/methylation domain-containing protein: protein MTAAWKRLKKDEKGFTLIELLAVIVILGIIAAIAIPLIGNILNNSREKSDFQTARQVYDAARLYGTTELNGEFTKNNAGIEVEISEATNKTGLKEKGYLSQSLTLPSTKEPITDGSVKFDSSGQILYVHLKTATKDKFFKGSEVIKGEGTAVNDAENASK, encoded by the coding sequence ATGACGGCAGCATGGAAACGTCTGAAGAAGGATGAGAAGGGCTTCACGCTGATCGAGCTTTTGGCTGTTATCGTTATTTTGGGGATTATCGCGGCGATTGCGATTCCTTTGATCGGCAATATTTTAAATAACAGCCGTGAGAAGTCTGATTTTCAAACGGCTCGCCAAGTTTACGATGCAGCAAGGCTATATGGAACTACGGAACTTAATGGCGAATTCACAAAAAACAATGCCGGAATTGAAGTTGAGATTTCGGAAGCCACGAACAAAACCGGTCTTAAGGAAAAAGGCTACCTTAGTCAAAGCCTAACCTTGCCTAGCACGAAAGAACCTATCACAGACGGAAGTGTGAAATTTGATAGTAGTGGTCAGATCCTCTATGTGCATTTAAAAACCGCTACCAAAGATAAATTCTTTAAAGGTTCAGAGGTTATTAAAGGAGAAGGCACGGCTGTTAACGACGCAGAGAATGCTTCCAAATAG
- a CDS encoding DUF5057 domain-containing protein translates to MPRRRRAFVFYSLILLLLIQALPLGRSSAPAFAASAADPSRILEITDSGTTDLSLGSSYKVDTFSMKKFVAMRTDIDGLYDAVYIGKGLYNPESLGLLTSNDDRDKAHKTKDILNDITRLKAQTLIDGYVNKGLLVLLYSDSATKNGLLYQGKAGAPNPGVLYEKFSPYNTPSGKRDNVLYLDANGLKNLGATLAQPKYAGLLDKRPQLRLTSSPVNYTLNPDKIYRAGDVLTFQYDKPARSSLRANLYLNQDSSLPYVTDQIVASSDAAGSSGQLSFRMPSGFSGLYYWKLELIDTDSGLKDYESGVIRYRDRQTQISVLQVMPNGNAYSALTQNSVLTQSFLSSEDYSISIRTTDMTSFNKAGSETSYDKISGRYDMLIFGFKDSYNGSAGISQLAADAVNAFIKTGQSVMFTHDTVYISSGTTDNVWTSNFKKSTGQTGTYTNIGLNARLASTTVQNVNDGLLTRFPFNLLTDAGGKARTPKVASTHDQYFMLDLEDPDVVPWYNITGGSGSNIRDPEDSYNHYYTYSKGNVTYSGTGHNFTTGASTFPEWEQQLFVNTMYRAYMGSNHKPDLNVQLPVAYSAAADNIIPAYQNIPVSFTPEDLDLNDRKLQAKVEFTYTKDGKKVTETKFQTTQALSGALVSDSYPNPLPQGGDIEVKISVQDKQGAKSEVVIPVKIRVVSANLQVSRSIDGLLKDSMAVRGKDFQLSYRILPQTVQNRAGEESRMVIASPTFTEKLPANIEVSGLPAGFTRSGTLAEGYTISGNLADIQYRPDASGTLYSASPVTFSLTAKALQTGSYSLSSASLGFRNIGQLTASQAAFNAVSLEAVVPLTRLEITGAELGKGDSYKLLPSYDPADATLSRLAWTSSNPNAVSVNDNGTVTGLKENSSSVITVTDGITGISSSATVRVIQTGLSIATADGQLRYVLGSRIGLQASLLKSTGEIVSTAGVEWSVTPQREADRGVEEKRSTDTNSWTGALYPAQPGDYIITASAKTNLHTYSSPSITVTVVEPDLRLNGPSAIVAGDNLAEWSRAWGSVGPVDTAARPIDYLWSWIPTAGAAGSSLSGSSTQSKRLASSQAGKGILRLETRQKLGNNESVALNVRTLDITIAGLPELLAGKSSLLPGEATPLTLKWPAAASMPAYSAAWSTGQGGSISNGTASGATFTALKPAAGPVRASAALRMDTGYALALHKDIAIIDPGLKLSGLYDRIAVNQSLTAAAGSSDPSVSLDFAKLAWSLESSPSGLAKTEPAAQPALVQLTALKPGIGTLKASLPMSEAYTAEASRSFAIVDFHIKDAYRMSKGDRLASLNSLIQEANPDSLKAEILADLAWTSSNSSIAKVAASPQGGYSLTGLNEGIATLTASYRANGAAGGLITRSLTVTVQAPQLSLDAPADRLAPGQSLTLQAGWLDPENGRSMEGLSWSLASGSDSTASLNPSAGHPGQASLTAKAPGTVQVKASVPLSDEDAAPASATKTFTVVNFGLEEISPLIKGEKLSLTDKSLTIMPNALASAVISDINWNSSNANVVQVSDSGIVTATGKGTATVRAQYLVNSETGGMITRELAVTVLEPQLQITGLGDLLLVGQSSTATASWLSGESLPLSKLQWLVSSGETKVRITPDSSHAAAAITGLSPGSVTLKAQIALNSSYAPYRTKTMAIVDYRLPQTLAMTQNDTKGLDKVLTVLPDKSYFDRVSSQLVWTSSNVNVAAVENGLVKAKNRGTATLTATYGNTGIKRSVQVTVTAPAGDRY, encoded by the coding sequence ATGCCACGCCGCCGGCGCGCCTTCGTCTTTTATTCGCTCATCCTGCTCCTTCTGATCCAAGCTCTTCCGCTTGGCCGCTCTTCTGCCCCGGCATTCGCGGCCAGCGCAGCCGATCCATCGCGCATCCTGGAAATCACCGATTCCGGCACGACCGACCTCAGCCTGGGCTCCAGCTACAAGGTCGACACCTTCTCCATGAAGAAGTTCGTCGCGATGCGGACCGACATCGACGGCCTGTACGATGCGGTCTATATCGGCAAGGGACTTTACAACCCCGAAAGCCTCGGCCTGCTGACCAGCAACGACGACCGGGACAAGGCGCATAAAACGAAGGATATCCTGAACGACATTACACGCCTGAAAGCCCAGACTCTTATCGACGGCTACGTCAACAAAGGCCTGCTCGTCCTGCTCTACAGCGACAGCGCCACGAAAAACGGGCTGCTCTACCAAGGCAAGGCCGGGGCTCCGAATCCCGGCGTCCTTTATGAAAAATTCAGCCCCTACAACACCCCGTCCGGCAAAAGGGACAACGTGCTGTATCTGGACGCGAACGGCCTCAAGAATCTCGGCGCCACTTTGGCCCAGCCCAAATACGCCGGCCTGCTGGACAAACGTCCGCAGCTCAGGCTGACGTCGTCGCCGGTCAACTATACGCTGAATCCCGACAAGATCTACCGGGCCGGCGACGTGCTGACGTTTCAATACGACAAGCCTGCGCGCTCCAGCCTCCGGGCCAACCTGTACCTGAACCAGGATTCTTCCCTTCCTTATGTGACGGATCAGATCGTTGCCTCCTCGGACGCGGCGGGCTCGTCGGGCCAGCTCAGCTTCCGCATGCCGAGCGGCTTCTCCGGCCTCTACTATTGGAAGCTTGAGCTGATCGATACCGACAGCGGCCTGAAGGATTACGAGTCCGGCGTCATCCGCTATCGCGACAGGCAGACGCAGATCAGCGTCCTTCAGGTCATGCCCAACGGCAATGCGTACAGCGCGCTCACCCAGAATTCCGTCCTCACCCAAAGCTTCCTGTCCTCCGAGGACTACAGCATTTCCATTCGGACGACCGACATGACCAGCTTCAACAAAGCCGGCTCCGAAACGAGCTATGACAAGATCAGCGGCCGCTATGACATGCTGATCTTCGGCTTCAAGGATTCCTACAACGGCAGCGCAGGCATTTCCCAGTTGGCTGCGGACGCCGTCAACGCCTTCATCAAGACGGGCCAGAGCGTCATGTTCACCCACGACACCGTCTACATAAGCAGCGGCACGACCGACAACGTCTGGACGAGCAATTTCAAGAAGAGCACCGGCCAGACCGGCACGTACACCAATATCGGCCTCAATGCGAGGCTCGCATCCACGACGGTGCAGAACGTGAACGACGGCCTGCTCACCCGTTTTCCTTTCAATCTGCTCACCGACGCGGGCGGCAAGGCAAGGACGCCCAAGGTCGCCAGCACGCATGACCAGTATTTCATGCTGGATCTGGAAGATCCCGACGTCGTGCCGTGGTACAACATTACCGGCGGCAGCGGCTCGAACATCCGGGATCCCGAGGACAGCTACAACCACTACTACACCTACTCCAAGGGCAACGTGACCTATTCCGGCACGGGCCACAACTTCACGACCGGCGCGAGCACGTTCCCGGAGTGGGAGCAGCAGCTGTTCGTCAACACGATGTACCGGGCCTACATGGGGTCCAACCACAAGCCCGATCTGAACGTGCAGCTTCCGGTCGCCTACAGTGCGGCCGCCGACAACATCATACCGGCTTATCAGAACATTCCGGTGAGCTTCACGCCGGAGGATCTGGATCTTAATGACCGCAAGCTGCAGGCCAAGGTCGAATTCACCTACACCAAGGACGGCAAAAAGGTTACGGAGACCAAATTCCAGACGACCCAGGCTCTCTCCGGAGCGCTGGTCTCGGACTCCTATCCCAATCCTCTCCCGCAGGGCGGAGATATCGAGGTCAAAATTTCGGTGCAGGACAAGCAGGGGGCCAAATCGGAGGTCGTCATCCCGGTCAAAATCCGGGTCGTATCGGCGAATCTCCAGGTTTCCAGAAGCATCGACGGCCTGCTGAAGGATTCGATGGCCGTCCGGGGCAAGGATTTCCAGCTGAGCTACCGCATCCTGCCGCAGACGGTGCAAAACCGGGCGGGCGAAGAGAGCCGGATGGTCATCGCCTCCCCGACCTTCACGGAGAAGCTGCCGGCCAACATCGAGGTGAGCGGCCTCCCGGCCGGCTTCACCAGATCGGGAACCCTTGCCGAGGGCTATACGATAAGCGGCAATCTGGCCGATATCCAGTACCGCCCGGATGCGTCCGGCACCCTGTACTCGGCTAGTCCCGTGACCTTCTCCCTGACCGCCAAAGCGTTGCAGACGGGAAGTTATTCCCTCAGCTCCGCATCGCTCGGCTTCCGCAACATCGGGCAGCTGACAGCTTCGCAGGCTGCCTTCAATGCCGTCTCGCTGGAAGCGGTCGTGCCGCTGACAAGGCTGGAGATCACGGGAGCGGAGCTGGGCAAAGGAGACAGCTACAAGCTGCTCCCTTCCTACGATCCCGCCGATGCGACGCTGTCCCGGCTTGCGTGGACATCGAGCAATCCAAATGCGGTCAGCGTCAACGACAACGGCACCGTGACCGGGCTCAAGGAGAACTCCAGCTCCGTCATTACCGTAACGGACGGCATCACGGGCATCAGCTCCTCGGCGACGGTCCGGGTCATCCAGACCGGCCTTTCGATCGCAACCGCCGACGGACAGCTGCGCTATGTGCTCGGCAGCCGGATCGGCCTGCAGGCATCCCTGCTCAAATCAACCGGTGAAATCGTAAGCACCGCCGGAGTGGAATGGTCGGTGACTCCTCAGAGGGAAGCCGACAGGGGCGTAGAGGAAAAGAGAAGCACGGACACCAATTCCTGGACCGGCGCTCTGTACCCTGCGCAGCCGGGAGACTACATCATCACCGCCTCCGCCAAAACCAACCTGCATACGTATTCCAGCCCGTCCATCACGGTTACCGTCGTGGAACCGGATCTTAGGCTGAACGGCCCTTCCGCGATTGTGGCGGGGGACAATCTGGCCGAATGGTCCCGCGCTTGGGGCTCTGTCGGGCCGGTCGACACTGCAGCGAGGCCGATCGACTACCTCTGGTCCTGGATTCCGACGGCAGGCGCTGCCGGGTCCTCGTTGTCCGGCAGCTCGACCCAAAGCAAGCGGCTGGCCTCATCACAGGCGGGAAAAGGCATTTTACGGCTGGAAACGCGTCAAAAGCTGGGAAATAACGAATCGGTTGCGCTGAACGTCCGGACTCTGGACATCACCATTGCCGGACTGCCGGAGCTTCTGGCCGGGAAGAGCAGCCTGCTGCCGGGAGAAGCGACCCCGCTGACGTTGAAATGGCCTGCAGCCGCCAGCATGCCAGCCTATTCCGCAGCCTGGTCGACCGGTCAAGGCGGCTCCATCTCGAACGGAACCGCCTCCGGAGCAACCTTTACGGCGCTCAAGCCTGCCGCTGGGCCGGTCCGTGCTTCGGCGGCATTGCGCATGGATACGGGGTATGCGCTGGCACTGCACAAGGACATCGCCATCATCGATCCCGGGCTCAAGCTGTCGGGGCTGTATGACCGTATCGCTGTCAATCAATCGCTGACCGCCGCCGCCGGATCATCCGATCCGTCCGTTAGTCTTGATTTTGCCAAGCTGGCCTGGTCGCTGGAATCCTCCCCATCAGGCTTGGCAAAGACGGAGCCGGCTGCTCAGCCCGCCCTGGTCCAGCTGACCGCGCTGAAGCCCGGAATCGGCACGCTCAAGGCATCGCTCCCTATGAGCGAAGCCTACACTGCGGAAGCCTCCCGTTCCTTCGCCATTGTGGACTTCCACATCAAGGATGCTTATCGTATGAGCAAAGGGGACCGGCTCGCCAGCTTGAATTCGCTGATTCAGGAAGCGAATCCCGACAGCTTGAAAGCCGAGATCCTAGCCGATCTCGCATGGACGAGCAGCAACAGCTCCATTGCGAAAGTCGCAGCCAGCCCCCAAGGCGGCTACAGCCTCACGGGTTTGAATGAGGGCATCGCGACGCTGACGGCATCCTACCGGGCCAACGGAGCGGCAGGCGGGCTGATCACCCGCAGCTTGACGGTAACGGTCCAAGCGCCGCAGCTCAGCCTCGATGCTCCTGCGGATCGTCTTGCGCCGGGACAATCGCTGACCCTCCAAGCCGGCTGGCTGGACCCGGAGAACGGCCGCTCGATGGAGGGCTTGAGCTGGTCCTTGGCCAGCGGCTCCGATTCGACGGCCAGCCTGAATCCTTCCGCCGGCCATCCGGGACAAGCCTCGCTGACGGCAAAAGCGCCCGGAACCGTACAGGTCAAAGCATCCGTGCCTCTGTCGGATGAGGATGCAGCGCCGGCGAGCGCAACCAAGACGTTTACCGTCGTCAACTTCGGGCTGGAGGAGATTTCTCCGCTGATCAAGGGCGAGAAGCTGTCCCTGACAGACAAAAGCCTGACCATCATGCCGAATGCCCTGGCCTCGGCGGTAATCTCCGACATCAACTGGAACAGCAGCAATGCCAATGTTGTTCAGGTCAGCGACAGCGGCATCGTGACGGCGACAGGGAAGGGCACCGCTACTGTCCGAGCTCAATATCTGGTCAATTCGGAAACGGGCGGCATGATTACGCGTGAATTGGCGGTAACCGTATTGGAGCCTCAGCTCCAAATCACCGGCCTCGGCGATCTGCTGCTAGTCGGCCAATCCTCGACAGCGACGGCAAGCTGGCTGAGCGGAGAATCCCTACCGCTAAGCAAGCTGCAATGGCTGGTCTCATCGGGTGAGACGAAGGTCCGGATCACTCCGGACAGCAGTCATGCGGCTGCAGCCATAACGGGCCTGTCCCCCGGTTCCGTGACGCTGAAGGCACAGATTGCCTTGAATTCAAGCTACGCTCCGTACAGAACCAAAACGATGGCCATCGTCGATTATCGATTGCCGCAAACGCTCGCCATGACCCAGAACGACACCAAGGGACTCGACAAGGTTCTGACCGTGCTGCCGGATAAGTCCTACTTCGACCGGGTCAGCTCCCAGCTCGTCTGGACGAGCAGCAATGTCAATGTCGCTGCCGTCGAGAACGGCTTGGTCAAAGCCAAAAATCGCGGAACGGCCACATTGACCGCAACTTACGGGAACACCGGCATCAAGCGCAGCGTCCAGGTGACCGTAACCGCCCCGGCCGGCGACCGGTATTGA
- a CDS encoding A24 family peptidase yields the protein MIFLITLYLFLLGLACGSFFNVVGLRVPLGQSLVAPPSSCPCCGQRLAARDLVPVLSYALSRGRCRYCATPVSALYPAGELAAGLLFVWAYLRFGLTAQGAIGALLASLAVIVTVSDIRYMRIPNAVLLAFAPMLLALRMLCPGEHAILYYLLGALAGGGILLAAALLSRGGMGLGDVKLLAVLGLALGWPGTLLALMLGSLAGTIGGSIQLRAKKRSGGAARQPIPFGPYLALGALIAYGYGDALIDGYLTLFT from the coding sequence ATGATTTTTTTAATCACCCTCTACCTCTTCCTCCTAGGCCTCGCCTGCGGCTCGTTCTTCAACGTCGTCGGCCTGCGCGTGCCGCTCGGCCAGTCGCTCGTCGCGCCGCCGTCGAGCTGCCCGTGCTGCGGGCAGCGGCTCGCCGCGCGGGACCTCGTTCCCGTGCTGAGCTATGCGCTCAGCCGGGGACGCTGCCGATACTGCGCCACGCCCGTGTCGGCGCTCTATCCGGCCGGTGAGCTGGCGGCCGGCCTGCTGTTCGTCTGGGCCTACCTCCGGTTCGGCCTGACGGCGCAGGGGGCGATCGGCGCGCTGCTGGCCAGCCTCGCCGTCATCGTCACCGTGTCGGACATCCGCTATATGCGGATTCCCAACGCGGTGCTGCTTGCTTTCGCGCCTATGCTTCTGGCGCTGCGCATGCTCTGCCCCGGCGAGCACGCCATCCTCTATTACCTGCTGGGCGCATTGGCAGGCGGAGGCATTCTGCTCGCCGCCGCCCTGCTCAGCCGGGGAGGGATGGGGCTCGGCGACGTCAAGCTGCTCGCGGTGCTGGGCCTCGCGCTCGGCTGGCCGGGAACGCTGCTGGCGCTCATGCTCGGCAGCCTGGCAGGCACGATCGGCGGCAGCATCCAGCTCCGCGCCAAGAAACGAAGCGGCGGCGCTGCGAGGCAGCCGATTCCGTTCGGGCCTTACCTGGCGCTGGGCGCGCTCATCGCTTACGGATACGGAGATGCGCTGATTGACGGTTACCTGACTTTATTCACATAG